The Magnetospira sp. QH-2 DNA window CAAATTATCTCTGTCAGCGGGCAACGTCCCTCCGTACCTGCCCGCACGATTTCCGGCGAGAACTTGTCCAGATTGGCCAGGGCCGCGCTTGTCGCATCGTCTAACTGACGTTGCCCGGCTTTCTCGCCCGGGCCTTCCAGCACTAATAGAAACTCGTTTAACCAGGCATCACCAAAAAACCGTGCCTCGTGATCCCCAATTGCTTGAAGGGTCTCGGTTGGGTATTTTGAATACACATCCTCCGCAAGGCGGCGGACCTCGCCGCTAATCGCCTTTCGCCGAAACACAAACCGGGCAATGATTCCGGTATCCCTTAGCGAATTCAGGAACTGGACGCGAGCATTCAGCGCTTGCCGCTGTAACCCCTCTTCCTTCGTCGCATACTGCATCCCGCGCACCCGGATATACCTGCATTTCCGTCCGCTATGCAGAACCACGGTCATCCCGTCTTCCAAGATATGATCGAATTCCAGATGGTTTTCGAAATACTCCCCTCCTGACTTATGGAACCGGCCCCAAACCAAAAGAGGCTTGGCAAGGACACCCACCGCACCGGCTGCTACGAACAGGCCGAGTCCGACCATTACGATTTCATCCAGATCAAGGACGGGAGGGGGGCGAAAATTTGCCTCAACGGCGGCAAGGGCGGGTTGCGCGATGAGGCCAAAGAGAAGAGCAGGCAAAAACCGCCGGACCTTTTTCCCCCCTTTCCAACCCCGAAACCCGGCAACCCACACCGTTATAATATGATGATCTTTCTTGCTCTTCCCGTACGACCAAAATCCGCCGAGGATCGCCACGATCCCGGAAATAAACGCCCAAGAGGAAAACCCCCAGGTATTCCAAAAACCGGATACGAAGACCATGGTCCCAATCGTGAAAGACCCGACTATCACCAAAGCGAAAAGCCGAGCATCAAGCCCAAAAAATCTCATGGGCTTGGTAGTGCCGGTGAAAACCGGCACTTCCACCCTAGACATAACCTAATTTCCGCCGACCGGCTGGACAAATGCAGCAATAACCTGATCGGCCACCATCAATCCGATTGCACAGAAACCGAGGATTCCTACCCGCTTCCAATTGATATCTCCGCTGATTGCGCCAACTGTCAACATCCACGCCGCGCCGATCCCGACCGCAATTCCCGCTAGTGAAATCAGGCCGGTTTTGAATTCCTCGCCTTTTTCGGCGATGGACGAGGCCCAATCCCCGCCAGACTGTGCCAGCACGTCAACCGGGCCAAACAGTGCAGCCACACATACAACAATTAGTGCCAGTGCTGTATCTGATATCATGATATTGTGCGCTACGTTAGAAGTGTTCTTGTTCCACATAATGATTCTCCAACTGTTACTGTGAGGTGTGATCCTCATCATATTCAACACTTCTAAAACTAACATAAAATGTTTCACAAGTCAATTGAACGGTGTTATTATAATGTTTGAGCACACCGCTTAATTGTATCATTTGAATTCTGTTGGAGGGTCTATTATGAAACGAACATTTGTCAAGCTCCCACAGCAGTTTCACCATGCAAAACAAGTGATTAGCCAGGGTTTGCGGGTCCTTGAACATTCCTCCTCATTACCGCTTTTAGTCCTTTGGCGTACCGCTGAACGTCGTACTATTGCATTACGTCTATCAGCCGAGGACGAAAGAATCATCCTTGCCCTTAAAAAGAGAACAGGCCTTACACGACAAGACGTTATTTTGTCCGCTATTCTTTCCGCCTTTCGCTGGACTGGCGATGAATTTACTAATATTACTTCCTTTCTTCCCCGTCCCGCACTTGTTAATTTTGCCAATTACGGACGGTTACACCCCCATTTCACCAGAAAAAACAACCGTTGCCCTTATCACGGGGTGGTTTGTGGCAATAATTCTGTCTGCCACAACTTCCTCATTACTGCCCAATTTCTTGATTTAGACAACAACGCTAAAATGGAAGAAGGCTATGCTTCACATTCACCGGTATGCCCGGGTCCTGCCCCTCGTCGTGCCTCTCTTGTTGATGACGACACACCCTACCCCGTCGCTTGCGCAGCCGAGTGATAATGACCGCATTTGCGCTTTGATCACGAACGATCTAACCCAGATCATTCGTAAGGACGCCAAGACGACCCTTTGGCGTCAAACCCGCCGTGGCACCGTTGCTTTGAAGATCGATCCCAACCGCGCCGTTTTTGTCCTTCTATCGGCACACGAACGGCTTGGTTGTCCCCCTTCGTCCCTCCTTGTCCCCCTATCCTTGTCTGAAGAATAATAACTCTCCAACAACTCGGAGGGCTTCGGCCCTCCTTTTTTTTTGCCCAACGGGTGCAGGCTTGCCCTGTAACCCTGCCTTCCTGGCGAAGGACGGGGGCGACAAGTGCAAGGGGAATCAGCCGGGGGGGTGCGGGCGCAGCGAAGCGAGCCACGGCCCGGCTGATTCCCCTTGTGCGCGACAGGGGCGGCGCCCCTCAGCCCTTGCTTTCCTTTCTTTTTCCATTTTTTGGCTGTGTCCCGCCTTATCCCGGCCTTCCTTGCCTCGCTTTCATTATACACATTGGCTGTTTCCCGGGTCCTTTCAGGATTTGTTTTCATTGCTTTCTTTTTATGATGCCCCCCCCGGTCCCTTCCTACCACTGTTTAAACGCCCTTTACACGTTGTTTTTGTTACCCTTTTATGTTTTCTCAGCCCCTTTAATATTGTATTATATACATATTCACAAAAACAGAGGCTTATCCCATGACCGTCTATCCCGTTCGTGACCGAGATAAGATCTATAAGATTTTTGATTATGGTGACGGGCGCCTCTGGATCACAGAGATCGTTAACCGAAAGAACCGGGGCGCAAAAGATACGACCATCTTTTATTGCGTTGATCCCAACAGCGCCGATGGCCAACGCCTCCGATCCATGGTTCCCCACCTAAAAACGGAGGCCTTGCTATGAAGCTTTCCAATTGGATTGTTGCGCCCGGATGAATGCTCGCTATGTTGAATTCTCTTCTTGCTCTAGCCATTTTGTCTAGTTTTGCGCGATTACCACAATATATTGTGCGATTTTCCTTGGCGCCGCTTAATCGGGTTGTTACGCTCACGCCCAAAACACGATTAAAGCGATTCCTATGGAGGTACCGATGAAAGACCCCTAGACGCGAAAAAACGCCCCGTTACAGCGGGACGCTTTTTCTAAACTATACGCCTTGCGGCGGGATTAAATCAAAAACAAAACCTGTTCTGATTTAATCCCATACCGGGCAAGAATGCAAGCAGGAATCTTGATTCCGGCAACAGTTTTTCTTTGTCCGCCGCAGGGCCCCTTTTTTGGAGGCCCATCCTATGCGTTTTCAGGATCTTAGCCCCGGCGAGCAGGCCCTTTTTGCCCGCCCCGTTGCCGACCTACTCGACAACCAAGCCAATCTAAAAACGTCCCTTTCCGCTCGCCTGGACCCGGAAGACGTGGCCCAGGCCCTTGGACCCCGTGCCGTATGGGATTGTGCTGATCGGCCCTTGCCACTCTTCAATAAGGGACTTTTGGCCTATGAGCAGGCCCACAAGCCCGCGCCCTTCCCCAATACGCCGCCAACACCGCCCGCCCTGCCCATTCACTTGATCGACAATACTACCGAGCCCCCCGTTGGGTGGCGAGGCGATCCCTTCGCCATCGATGCAACCGGCGCCACCATCGATGACGCGACGCCGCCGCGACCCCGAAATGATGGCAAACCCCGCACCTGTAAACAGCGCTTTTCCACCAAGGCCGAACGAATAGGCCGCACCGCCGCCGCCAAGTCCTTAAAGCTTCGTGCCCAACACGCTATGCGCCGCCTTCCCTGGGATATCGCCGCGAATGCCGGTCTCACCCACGGCGCGGCGGTTCTCCTCGACCTGTTCATTCACTCAAAAGCGGATCTTTCTCAGGCCTCCGTCCAGGAACTGGCCAGCCGGTGCGGTGTATCACGCCGCACAATTCACAACGCCCGACAGTTCCTTGTTACGGCTGGTTTGCTCATTGTCCAGGAGCGGCGCCAAAGCTACGAACGAAATGATACGAACCTTTGGGACCTCCTCGGTAAGGCCGCAGAAGCCCGTGTAACATTTCACGGCGGCGAAACATCGTCCCGTGAACCATTTTACACTTCACCGGATCAGGGCCGGCCTTTTTCTAAAAGGGTGGGTGCAAACAGTTGCGCACCTAAAGGGGGTTTATATTTTAATATAAAACATACATCCCTACCTTACCGCGCGAATGCTGTAAGTGAGCAAAGCGGACCTCGCTCCGCTCGCACGTCTCCACGTAGCCGCCCTACGGTTGGTAAATACGGACCTCGCTCCGCTCGGAAGTCTAATCCAAATGAATGTAAGGCATCCCTTGATAGGGAGCCCGGCGCGACGGCAGAGGCACTTGCACCCACACCGGGACCGGCTCCAGCCTCCCCGGAGGAGTTACGGCTTGGTTGCCGTGCCGCCCATTGGGCTATTCCATGTTTGTCGGTTGCGATCACCACACCGGACGGGGTATGGCAGGCAGCCGAACGCCTAGTTAAAACCGAAATTCCCCTGTACGATAAAATTTGGGAATTCGCCAAGCAACGGCACGGCTTCCGCGCCGCCTTGGCCGTCCTTGAAGTGGCGGTTTTGCGTGATATCGAAACAATTCGAAGCCCCGCCGCCTACCTCGCAGGCATCATTAAAAAACCACCCCTCGAATGGCACGGCGACCCGGACAAGGCTTGCGCTCCGCATATCACCCTTGCCCGCCTTGCCGTGGCCCGTAGCGGCTTCGCCGCCGCGAACCGTAAACCCATTGCCCAGAGGGCAACGCCATGAACGGCTTGTTGGGTTGCACCCAACGCCTTTTGTTCTCGTTATTGGACCTTTTCGCCGGGGCGTTTAAACGGCATGGCGCCGCCCACGTCTTGGGGATCGGGTTTGTTCCCGTGACCAAGGGCCACGCGAGGGAAAACCAATCAGGCCGCAAAGGTTCGATCGTTCCGGCTGGTCCCCTTGCTATTGCCGCCTCCCTGATCGGTTCACGGTGCTTCCAGTTCCTTATTGCCCCTCCCCTTCATTTCTCTTCCGACGCCTACCGTCCTCGCGGCCCAGGTCAACCCCGCTCCGGGGGTTCCCGGCTACGCCGTGACAAGGGCCTTTCCCTCCCGGTCTTAGGGCGCCGCAACGAAGGAGACAGGCAATGTTAGCAACTACGATACAAACCACCCCACGAACCGGCGAAAAACGCCAATTTCTCGCATGGGCCGCCGACGTTCCCTATATGGTCACTTACGAGCCCGGCGGGTTTGGCCTGTTTGATATGTTTTCCTTCATCCGCGCCGATGATGATTTCACCGGCACGATGGCCGACGAGAAGCGCACGCTTCCCGCCGATCCCCAAGACGTGGACGCCGCAGGACCCGAGGATTTCATCTCCTCAATCCTTGATTCCGCCGCCCAGGTCCAAAAACGAGAACTCGAACAGGCCGCATAACGGCCAGTTCTCCCTTTAATGCCGCCCCGTTGGGGCGGTTTTTTTTCGCGGTCGGTTAAGGATCCGCCGATCCCCGGGTATAATAGAAAGAGGTGCATTTTATATCAGGAGTGTTAGATGGCTAAAAAGATTCTCGAACTTACAGACCTGGAATTACATGCCCTTATGATTGTTTTCGGTGATGTTATAGTTGATCCTGAATATACATCGGCTGTTTTTGATGGTACCGTAGAACTTAAACGTGCTGCTTTCCGGGTAGAAAAAAAACTACTCACCTTGATAAGAATGGAGTAGGACCAAATGTTTCCGTTTGTGTTTTGGCGGATTGCACATTCCAAAATTGAAGGTGGGGTAATCCATGTCCTTACGATAGGGGAGGCAATTAATATCGTTGTGGAAAAAGGGATACCAGAAACAGAAATCGAGTATGTAAAGGTATTTAGTCTTGGTGAACTATTAAGAGAAATGAACACAGCGGGGATGGCCGGATATTTTTGGGGGATGGAATCAGTAAAACAAGAATGGACCCATAAGGGGGAAAGCCTTCCCCTCTCTCCAACCCGGTTTCCGGTTTTCCGCTTCCCCTTCTAGCGGGGACACCCCGCAACGCCCCGGCGCTTTGCTTCTATTGCTTTCTTTTTTCGTTTTTCGGCGTTTTACCGCCGTTTTCTGTCTTTCGTTGCCTCGCTTTCTTTATACGCTTTGGCAATAGGACTTGCCTTTTCGGGCATTGTTTTCATTGCTTGCTATGGTCCATCCAGTAAAACCGCGCGGCTCCGCCGCGCTCCGTCTAGCACTACCCCCTTAGCTAATAGGCATTGGCCGCCCTTTTCGGGCGGATCATACGGACGCCATAAGGCAAGCCCGCTTGCAGGCGCCCGGCCACGGTCACCGGTCGGGGCCGCTACGCGATCCCCTCACCGGTTCCCTTGGTTCCCTCGCCAGGGAACGGGGACATTGAAAGAAAGGTTTCAAAGTTTATACCATAACCTCCTGTTTTTTTTGCTGTTTAAACGTTTTTTCTATTGCTTTCATTCCTTTTATTATGTATAATATACATATGATTTGAAGAGGAGATGATCCCATGTTGAAGACCCGTGAAGAATGGCTTTCCAAGGTAGCCGAAGGGTTGAGGCCCCACTTTGAAGAAAAGGGATATTCCATCCCCCAAGTCCGGATGGCACTTGGTTTCACCTCGCGGGGGGGGCGGGGAAAGCGGATCGGTGAATGTTGGGATTCCTCATGTTCAGCCGATAAGACATTCGAGATCCTCGTTGACCCGCGCCTAGACAATCCGGTTGATGTTGCGCAAGTCCTTTGTCATGAACTCATCCATGCAGCCGTAGGCCTTAAGTGTGGCCATCGTGGCGCGTTCCGGACCATGGCAAAAGGGATGGGGTTGGAAGGGAAAATGACCGCGACCGTGGCAGGTCCTGGCTTTATCAAAATTATCACGCCCATTCTTGAACTTGTTGGTGATCTACCGCACGCCCGTTTAAACACCGGGAACGGCCCCAAGAAACAATCGATCCGCCTCCTTAAGGTCACCTGTCCCGTGTGTGGTTACACCGCGCGGGTTACGCGGAAATGGATCGAAGAAGTAGGCGCCCCTTATTGCGGAGACCCCGACCATGGACGAATGATTGTCAATGGGATGGACGAGGAGGGGAAGCAAGCGGCATAGAGCCGCCCACCACTTTCCCCTGGACAAAAGGAATCAAGATCACGGCCAACAACTTATAATATTTTACTTAAGGACGAGAGAGCCCGAAGGGCTCACCAAACAAAGGAGGATTGGACGATGACTAAACCGGGCATTGGGCACAACAACCCACCCCAGGAAAACCCTGAAAAGGTTGAGCTTGTTATAAGGGTTAGCGGGAACCGGGCGGAAAAGACGGCGGACCTTGAGGTGAGTGGAAATACTTTTGACGTGAAGGACTCGCTTAAGGCGCGGGGCTATCGGTACGATGGTCAAGATAAGGTTTGGGTGCTGGTCGTTGCTGCTGAAGGTGCTGGCGACGTAGAGGTCCGATGGCTGCGGGGGCTCGGCCATGAGGTTGTCGGGTACGGGGCGGCGGAGCAGCGGTACTTGGATCAGTTGAAGTAGGGAGGCGAGGATGCAAGAGGATTTAGTTGTCGAGTATTGCGCGATGTATGGCTTCTTTTCCAGGCTGGTGGTGCTGGAGCCCGTGAAAGAAATGCGCGGGGTGGGCGATCTGGGGAGCGTTGATTGGGAGGCGGCGGAAGAAAGATGGCGGTGCGTTTGGGCGGTGCTGCTACCCTAAGCGGCTTCTGCAAGCACCTGATTGACGGCATTATTCAAGATACCCTCGATAAATTTTTCGGGGCCGAGTTGGTCAACGTCGGCGGGATCGGCTGTGAAGATACGGCGGGTATCGGCCAGGGTGTTGGTGAAATCATCATCGGCGCGGATGAACAAGAAGAGATCGAAAATCCCGAACGCGGCGGGTTCGAAGGTAACAAGGTAAGGAACATCGGCGGCCCAGGCGAGGAACTGACGTTTGGTTTCGGGTCGGGCTTCGGTAAAAACTTTCTGTGCCAACATGATCTTTCTCCTTGTTTGTGACGCCCGAGAATCAAAAAACCGGGGCCTGTCACGGCATAGCCGGGAACCCCCGGAGCGGGGTTGACCGGCCCCGGTTTTTTGATGGGCTCACAGACAAACAAGGGGAAAGATCGGCACAGCAGCCAAGGGAGCCCGTGTGAATAACAACCGTTTAAACGCCGATTAGTGCTTTCTTTGCTTTCGTTCCGTTTTTTTCGCTTTCTTTGTCCATTTTTTGTCGGTTTTTCTTGCCTTACCGTTCGCTTTCATTGATAATGAAAGTACCGCAATTTACCGAAAAAGGGGGCATTATGCCTATCGTGATTTCGGCAATCCAGGAGAAGGGCGGCAGCGGCAAGACCATGGCTCTTGCTTTGTTGGCTGCACATTACGCCCACGCGCAAAAGCGCGTGGCCATTATTGATACAGATCCGCAGCAGACCTTACGCACCTGGACCGAAGAGCAAGGAAACGAAAATTTCCCGATTTCCTATGTCGAGGCCCCGGCGCCTGATTACCTTCCGGCGACAATCGCATTCCTGGATGAGAAGGCGGATATTGTCTTGATCGATACCGCCGGGGTGAAGACGGCGGCAACCTTTGCCGCCGCCGCCGCTTCCCATATCGTTTTGATTCCAAGCCGCGCGGCGAAGGCGGATTTTCTCGGGGCGCTAAAAACCCTGGCATGGTTGAACCATGCCAGCGAGAGACATCAAACGCGCTTCGCGGCTTCCGTTGTCCTGTCCGATTACAAACCACAAACCAACATGGGCCGATGGCTGGTTGAACAGTTGCATGAACGCGGCGTCCCATACCTTCACACCCCAATTCATTCCCGCGCCGGTCTACTCGAATTCTTGTCCATAGGCGGTCGCCCGGTTGGAACGGCCTTAGCCGTTGCCTATGGTTTTGTTGGTGCGCTCGAAAATGCGCACCCTAACCTTTTGCGGCTTTGACGGAGGGAAGGAAGATGGCTCCTAAAAAGATTGACATTCCCAATAACATCGGCGACTTGGCCAAGGGGA harbors:
- a CDS encoding ParA family protein, translated to MPIVISAIQEKGGSGKTMALALLAAHYAHAQKRVAIIDTDPQQTLRTWTEEQGNENFPISYVEAPAPDYLPATIAFLDEKADIVLIDTAGVKTAATFAAAAASHIVLIPSRAAKADFLGALKTLAWLNHASERHQTRFAASVVLSDYKPQTNMGRWLVEQLHERGVPYLHTPIHSRAGLLEFLSIGGRPVGTALAVAYGFVGALENAHPNLLRL